One window of Leifsonia sp. AK011 genomic DNA carries:
- the galU gene encoding UTP--glucose-1-phosphate uridylyltransferase GalU, which produces MGNRITKAVIPAAGLGTRFLPATKAMPKEMLPVVDKPAIQYVVEEAVAAGLNDVLMITGRNKNALENHFDRMTELEATLEQKGDFQRLKKVEYSNHLADMHYVRQGDPRGLGHAVLRSRMHVGNEPFAVLLGDDLIDSRDVLLSRMLEVQAEKNATVIALMEVDPASSHMYGIATVEATDAKDVVRITGLEEKPVQGTAKSNLAIIGRYVLQPEIFEVLERTPPGKGNEIQLTDALLKLANHDIAGGVYGVVFRGRRYDTGDRVDYIKAIVQLAVEREDLGPELRPWLQSFAKTLD; this is translated from the coding sequence ATGGGGAATCGCATCACTAAAGCAGTCATTCCGGCAGCCGGTCTGGGCACCCGCTTCTTGCCCGCCACGAAGGCCATGCCGAAGGAGATGTTGCCGGTCGTCGACAAGCCGGCGATCCAGTACGTCGTGGAGGAGGCGGTCGCAGCCGGCCTCAACGATGTGCTCATGATCACGGGGCGCAACAAGAACGCCCTCGAGAACCACTTCGACCGAATGACGGAACTGGAGGCGACCCTCGAGCAGAAGGGCGACTTCCAGCGCCTCAAGAAGGTCGAGTACTCGAACCACCTCGCCGACATGCACTACGTGCGCCAGGGCGACCCGCGCGGTCTCGGTCACGCGGTGCTCAGGTCACGGATGCACGTGGGCAACGAGCCGTTCGCCGTGCTCCTCGGTGACGACCTCATCGACTCCCGCGACGTCCTGCTGTCCAGGATGCTCGAGGTGCAGGCCGAGAAGAACGCCACCGTCATCGCTCTCATGGAGGTGGACCCGGCCTCCTCGCACATGTACGGAATCGCGACGGTCGAGGCCACTGACGCGAAGGACGTCGTGCGCATCACCGGACTGGAGGAGAAGCCCGTCCAGGGCACCGCGAAGTCCAACCTCGCGATCATCGGACGCTACGTGCTCCAGCCGGAGATCTTCGAGGTGCTCGAGCGCACTCCTCCCGGCAAGGGCAACGAGATCCAGCTCACCGACGCCCTGCTCAAGCTCGCGAACCACGACATCGCGGGTGGTGTGTACGGCGTCGTGTTCCGCGGACGCCGCTACGACACGGGCGACCGCGTCGACTACATCAAGGCCATCGTTCAGCTGGCCGTCGAGCGTGAGGACCTCGGCCCGGAGCTCCGCCCCTGGCTGCAGTCCTTCGCCAAGACGCTGGACTAG
- a CDS encoding GNAT family N-acetyltransferase gives MSGIPTLREGRTTIRPIRLRDARTLERELAENRGWLRKWEATNPHGPMNFDVRASIRSLQQNARAGLGIPFVIEYDGELAGQLNVSSIAYGSLSSATIGYWVSERFAGKGVTPTAVALATDHCFFGVGLHRMEICIRPENGPSLRVVEKLGFRYEGLRRRYIHINGDWRDHFCFGLTVEEVPAGVLGRWLSGRAPADAATVPAADRAKAARPL, from the coding sequence GTGTCCGGCATCCCGACCCTGCGAGAAGGGCGCACGACGATTCGCCCGATTCGCCTTCGGGATGCGAGGACCCTCGAACGCGAGCTCGCCGAGAACCGGGGCTGGCTGCGCAAGTGGGAGGCGACGAACCCGCACGGTCCGATGAACTTCGACGTGCGGGCCAGCATCCGCAGCCTTCAGCAGAACGCGCGCGCCGGCCTCGGCATCCCGTTCGTGATCGAGTACGACGGGGAGCTCGCCGGGCAGCTCAACGTGTCATCCATCGCCTACGGCTCCCTGTCGTCGGCGACGATCGGCTACTGGGTGTCCGAGCGGTTCGCCGGTAAGGGCGTGACGCCGACGGCCGTCGCGCTCGCCACGGACCACTGCTTCTTCGGCGTTGGTCTGCACCGCATGGAGATCTGCATTCGCCCAGAGAACGGCCCGTCATTGCGCGTTGTCGAGAAGCTCGGCTTCCGCTACGAGGGGCTGCGGCGGCGTTACATCCACATCAACGGTGACTGGCGAGACCACTTCTGCTTCGGGTTGACCGTCGAGGAGGTGCCTGCCGGTGTGCTGGGCCGCTGGCTCTCCGGCAGGGCACCGGCGGATGCCGCGACCGTTCCCGCAGCGGACCGGGCGAAGGCCGCACGGCCCCTGTAG
- a CDS encoding alpha/beta fold hydrolase, with amino-acid sequence MSYITVGQENSTDIELYYEDHGTGQPVLLIHGYPLSGASWERQTAALLDAGYRVITYDRRGFGNSSKVTVGYDYDTFAADLNAVLTELDLTDVTLVGFSMGTGELARYVANYGSDRVAKLAFLAPLEPFLVKTDDNPTGVPMDVFDGIEAAARADRYAWFTGFYENFYNLDENLGSRISQEAVTNSWNVATASAPVAAYAVVPTWIEDFRGDVEKVREAGLPTLILQGTADRILPIDSTGRVFSKSVPDAEYVEIEGAPHGLLETHHAEVTAKLVEFVGK; translated from the coding sequence ATGTCGTACATCACCGTTGGCCAGGAGAACTCCACCGATATCGAGCTGTACTACGAGGACCACGGCACCGGCCAGCCGGTTCTGCTCATCCACGGCTACCCGCTCAGCGGCGCATCGTGGGAGCGCCAGACCGCCGCACTTCTCGACGCCGGCTACCGGGTCATCACGTACGACCGCCGCGGGTTCGGAAACTCCAGCAAGGTCACCGTGGGCTACGACTACGACACCTTCGCGGCCGACCTCAACGCTGTGCTCACTGAGCTGGACCTCACGGATGTCACGCTCGTCGGTTTCTCGATGGGCACGGGTGAACTCGCCCGCTACGTGGCCAACTACGGCTCGGACCGCGTGGCCAAGCTCGCGTTCCTCGCCCCGCTCGAGCCCTTCCTCGTGAAGACCGACGACAACCCCACTGGAGTGCCCATGGACGTCTTCGACGGCATCGAGGCCGCAGCGCGCGCCGACCGCTACGCATGGTTCACGGGCTTCTACGAGAACTTCTACAACCTTGACGAGAACCTCGGCAGCCGCATCAGCCAGGAGGCCGTGACCAACAGCTGGAACGTTGCCACGGCGAGCGCCCCTGTCGCCGCCTACGCGGTCGTACCGACCTGGATCGAGGACTTCCGCGGGGACGTCGAGAAGGTGCGCGAAGCGGGCCTGCCGACGCTCATCCTCCAGGGCACCGCCGACCGCATCCTGCCGATCGACTCGACGGGCCGCGTGTTCTCGAAGTCGGTCCCCGACGCCGAGTACGTCGAGATCGAGGGAGCACCGCACGGCCTCCTCGAGACGCACCACGCCGAGGTCACCGCGAAGCTCGTGGAGTTCGTCGGCAAGTAG
- a CDS encoding TetR/AcrR family transcriptional regulator, which produces MNDDTARELVLDAADRLYYARGIQAVGMDELRSEAGVSLKRLYQLFASKEAIVEQVLRRRNNAWTRGILELADQQPTPRGKLLAIYDFLSGWFAEDDFRGCAFINSFGELGASAPGVAEAARSHKSSFQQYVGALVRDAGAPPSLAPQLVLLAEGAQTTAAILKQPDAATQARAAAEVLIDAALSR; this is translated from the coding sequence ATGAACGACGACACCGCCCGCGAACTCGTGCTCGACGCAGCAGACCGGCTCTACTACGCGCGTGGCATCCAGGCGGTCGGCATGGATGAATTGCGGAGCGAGGCGGGCGTCTCGCTGAAGAGGCTCTACCAACTCTTCGCGTCCAAGGAGGCGATCGTCGAGCAGGTGTTGCGCCGCCGCAACAACGCGTGGACGCGGGGCATCCTCGAACTCGCCGACCAGCAGCCGACACCCCGTGGCAAGCTCCTCGCGATCTACGACTTCCTGTCGGGGTGGTTCGCCGAGGATGACTTCCGTGGATGCGCCTTCATCAACTCGTTCGGAGAGCTCGGCGCGAGCGCCCCCGGAGTGGCCGAGGCCGCCCGCTCGCACAAGTCGTCGTTCCAGCAGTACGTCGGGGCGCTCGTGCGTGACGCTGGAGCACCGCCGAGTCTCGCCCCGCAACTCGTGCTGCTCGCCGAGGGTGCGCAGACCACTGCGGCGATACTCAAGCAGCCGGATGCCGCGACCCAGGCCCGTGCGGCAGCCGAGGTTCTCATCGACGCAGCCCTGTCGCGCTGA
- a CDS encoding ATP-dependent DNA ligase has product MGLFKYDKITASFDDRVLAHLQPVIWAKLRRGESFSFTWNDGLNEGSGRRSVWMTQGVPIVFEYFGSRSPVLNPHWVQALTKSANSPSGLQLVPEPTSGQPE; this is encoded by the coding sequence GTGGGCCTGTTCAAGTACGACAAGATCACCGCATCGTTCGACGATCGGGTGCTTGCGCATCTCCAGCCAGTGATCTGGGCAAAGCTTCGCCGTGGCGAGTCATTCTCCTTCACGTGGAATGACGGTCTCAACGAGGGTTCGGGGCGCAGGTCGGTGTGGATGACGCAGGGCGTGCCCATCGTCTTCGAGTACTTCGGCAGCCGCTCCCCGGTGCTCAACCCGCACTGGGTCCAGGCCCTCACCAAGAGCGCCAACTCGCCGAGCGGCCTGCAACTGGTCCCGGAACCGACGTCGGGGCAACCGGAGTAG
- a CDS encoding EAL domain-containing protein, with protein sequence MFPTTSALAAGLSEAVDRRQLVAYYQPQVDIASGRVVSVEALARWIHPEFGVIPPNEFIPVAESVGTIRQVDRSVFTHAVRQIAQWTATSLNLELSVNISPSELVPGLAGELLPILESEGVDPHLITMEITESEPILDLPVAVRCLHELRDHGIGVSVDDFGTGYSSVSQLRDLPTTELKIDQSLIRGSRDAAHEALDAVLAEAADRGIRIVAEGVETHDQMNHAIELGCHRAQGYIIGAPMGPEEFEARFR encoded by the coding sequence GTGTTCCCCACTACGAGTGCCCTAGCGGCAGGCCTGAGTGAGGCAGTCGATCGTCGACAGCTCGTGGCGTACTACCAACCGCAGGTGGATATCGCCTCGGGCAGGGTCGTGTCGGTCGAGGCCCTTGCGCGATGGATCCACCCCGAGTTCGGCGTCATCCCCCCGAACGAGTTCATCCCCGTCGCCGAGTCTGTTGGCACCATCCGACAGGTCGACAGGAGCGTTTTCACGCACGCCGTTCGCCAGATCGCGCAGTGGACCGCGACGTCGTTGAACCTCGAGCTCTCGGTGAACATCTCGCCGTCCGAGCTCGTCCCGGGCCTCGCGGGCGAACTGCTCCCCATCCTCGAATCCGAGGGCGTCGATCCTCACCTCATCACCATGGAGATCACCGAGTCGGAGCCCATTCTCGATCTTCCGGTCGCCGTTCGCTGCCTGCACGAACTGCGGGATCACGGCATTGGTGTGTCCGTCGATGACTTCGGCACGGGCTACTCGTCGGTGAGCCAGCTCCGCGACCTGCCGACCACCGAACTCAAGATCGACCAGTCGCTGATCCGGGGCAGTCGGGATGCCGCGCACGAGGCGCTCGACGCGGTGCTCGCCGAGGCGGCCGATCGCGGTATCCGCATCGTCGCGGAGGGCGTCGAAACCCACGACCAGATGAACCACGCGATCGAGCTGGGCTGCCACCGTGCACAGGGTTACATCATCGGTGCGCCGATGGGCCCCGAGGAGTTCGAAGCGCGCTTCCGCTGA